A region of Cucumis melo cultivar AY chromosome 2, USDA_Cmelo_AY_1.0, whole genome shotgun sequence DNA encodes the following proteins:
- the LOC107991122 gene encoding pathogen-associated molecular patterns-induced protein A70 produces MLTSLTTWITPTSLFIFINLVIATIAITSRFTADKSRHHLHTGSPLLRPPSFLDRVKSFNFTLHDSNYYPNPDPGRTPSMLDRLKSISINRSDSIRQPEPPQPAAETVVQTPEEIHQDHSVSRSKSETVTLTPATSLRRRLQKSLSEKLSWVSSTTGQSETEELVNEIERRRPATVRAEEPETKEGGEEEVDSRADDFINKFKQQLKLQRLESLLRYRDMVTGKK; encoded by the coding sequence ATGTTGACTTCCCTCACCACATGGATCACTCCCACTTCcctcttcatcttcatcaaccTTGTCATCGCCACCATCGCCATCACTTCCCGCTTCACTGCCGATAAATCCCGCCACCATCTCCACACCGGCTCCCCCCTCTTACGCCCTCCCTCTTTCCTAGACAGAGTCAAGTCTTTCAACTTCACCCTCCACGACTCCAACTACTATCCCAACCCGGACCCTGGTCGAACTCCGTCGATGTTGGATCGGCTCAAATCCATCTCCATCAACCGATCTGATTCAATCCGCCAACCGGAACCTCCGCAGCCAGCGGCAGAGACCGTAGTACAGACTCCGGAGGAAATCCACCAGGACCATTCCGTCAGCCGGAGTAAATCTGAAACCGTAACTCTCACCCCGGCGACGAGCTTACGGCGGCGATTACAGAAATCGTTGAGCGAGAAGCTCTCGTGGGTGTCGTCCACGACGGGGCAGAGTGAAACAGAGGAACTAGTGAATGAAATCGAACGGCGGCGTCCAGCGACGGTGAGAGCGGAGGAGCCAGAAACGAAGGAAGGCGGGGAGGAGGAGGTGGATTCAAGAGCTGATGATTTCATAAACAAGTTCAAACAGCAGCTGAAGTTGCAAAGGTTGGAATCTCTGTTGCGTTACAGAGACATGGTTACagggaaaaaatga
- the LOC103492332 gene encoding CRM-domain containing factor CFM3, chloroplastic/mitochondrial yields the protein MALSPFSSNPSSSSSSFLHSSSLSFHFLLRHSQIPSSIVFTPLRFKIHCSNNTIQVETQPPRRIRVDFEVKKKRKPRPSFLEQIRHKWSTKPISSTHTFPWQQQEQDRQHKQDEEEEEEEEEEEEEEVANQTSVSIRESTTDVTQPVQTRSISAPWAHGSQSRNDQFDFKPKTPNGEVINEMSKISTDDTSNRNASTISIDEISDDSSEDEAEIDTVVLPVTEKRSLLSKKFVHSVSSDNDDNGRVDLPWKREPQSDSEVDAGQRRSKTLLAEQMLPEHELRRLRNISLRMVERIEVGVAGITQELLDSIHEKWKVDEVVKLKFEGPLTVNMKRAHEKLENKTGGLVIWRSGSLIVLYRGMTYHLPCVQSYAKQNQARSKTLDGSNNVESDDTTRNEKSHTTVGTMSTIVSGASKHTKTLSKKELMELSDLNHLLDEIGPRFKDWSGCEPVPVDADLLPGIVPGYKPPTRILPYGVRHCLRNKEVTVFRRLARKMPPHFALGRNRQLQGLANAMVKLWEKCAIAKIAIKRGVENTRNERMAEELRILTGGTLLSRNKEYIVFYRGNDYLPPNITEALKERRKLADRQQDVEEQVRQVASVAVESKVKASNAPLVAGTLAETIAATSRWGSQPSGHDIENMREDSALAKLDSLIEYLKKKLALAKGKVKNTEKIIAKLQEKKEPSDLPTDLETITDEERLLFRKIGLSMKPYLLLGRRGVYDGTIENMHLHWKFRELVKIIVRGKTLQQVKHIAISLEAESNGVVISLDKTTKGYEVIVYRGKNYTRPDAMRPKNMLTRRQALARSIELQRREALKHHILDLEEKIELLKAEQEERKSGKWLLKG from the exons ATGGCGCTCTCGCCATTTTCATCcaatccttcttcttcttcttcatcttttctTCATTCTTCATCGTTATCTTTCCACTTTCTTCTTCGCCATTCTCAAATCCCATCTTCAATCGTTTTCACACCTCTTCGATTCAAAATTCATTGTTCTAACAACACAATTCAAGTTGAAACCCAACCCCCTCGTCGTATCCGAGTCGATTTTGAAGTAAAGAAGAAGCGGAAACCCAGGCCTAGCTTCCTCGAACAAATTCGCCATAAATGGTCCACAAAACCCATTTCCTCAACACATACCTTCCCCTGGCAGCAGCAAGAACAAGATAGACAACATAAACAAGatgaggaagaggaagaggaagaggaagaggaagaggaagaggaggtTGCCAATCAAACTTCTGTTTCAATTCGTGAGTCAACAACTGATGTAACTCAACCGGTTCAAACTCGCTCAATCTCAGCCCCTTGGGCTCACGGCAGCCAATCGAGGAACGACCAGTTTGATTTCAAACCTAAAACGCCAAACGGTGAAGTGATCAATGAGATGTCCAAGATCTCTACTGATGATACTAGTAATCGAAACGCAAGTACCATAAGTATTGATGAAATTTCAGATGATTCTTCGGAAGACGAGGCGGAAATTGATACTGTAGTTCTACCGGTTACTGAAAAACGTTCACTATTGAGTAAAAAATTTGTACATTCGGTCAGTTCGGATAATGATGACAATGGTCGTGTTGATTTGCCATGGAAGAGAGAGCCGCAAAGCGATTCTGAAGTTGACGCAGGTCAGAGGAGAAGTAAAACATTATTGGCTGAGCAAATGCTTCCTGAGCATGAACTGCGGAGGCTCAGGAACATTTCTTTGAGAATGGTGGAGAGAATCGAAGTGGGGGTTGCAGGTATAACTCAAGAACTGTTGGATTCTATACATGAGAAGTGGAAAGTAGATGAAGTTGTCaagttgaaatttgaagggCCTCTTACTGTCAACATGAAGAGAGCACACGAGAAATTAGAG AATAAAACTGGCGGATTGGTCATATGGAGGTCAGGTAGTTTGATAGTACTGTATAGGGGAATGACATACCACCTCCCTTGTGTTCAATCTTATGCAAAGCAAAATCAAGCTAGAAGTAAGACATTGGATGGTTCAAATAATGTAGAATCTGATGATACTACACGCAATGAGAAGTCACATACCACAGTCGGAACTATGAGTACAATTGTTTCAGGTGCTTCAAAGCATACCAAGACGTTATCTAAAAAGGAACTAATGGAGTTGAGTGATCTGAACCATTTGTTAGATGAGATAGGTCCGCGTTTTAAAGATTGGTCAGGGTGTGAGCCAGTGCCTGTTGATGCAGACCTACTTCCTGGTATAGTTCCGGGATACAAACCTCCGACGAGGATTCTGCCTTATGGGGTAAGGCATTGTCTCAGGAACAAGGAGGTGACTGTATTTCGCAGGCTTGCAAGAAAAATGCCTCCACATTTTGCTTTAG gAAGGAATCGACAACTACAAGGTTTGGCCAATGCTATGGTGAAGCTTTGGGAAAAATGTGCAATTGCAAAGATTGCTATTAAACGAGGTGTAGAAAATACAAGAAATGAGAGGATGGCCGAAGAACTCAGG ATATTGACAGGAGGAACACTACTCTCTAGAAACAAGGAATACATTGTTTTCTATAGGGGCAACGATTACCTACCACCCAATATCACAGAAGCATTGAAAGAAAGGCGGAAGCTAGCAGATCGTCAGCAAGATGTTGAAGAGCAGGTACGACAGGTGGCTTCTGTTGCAGTTGAGTCGAAAGTGAAAGCTTCAAATGCTCCGCTGGTTGCTGGAACACTTGCAGAAACCATTGCAGCAACTTCTCGCTGGGGAAGCCAACCAAGTGGTCATGATATTGAGAATATGAGAGAAGATTCAGCTTTAGCAAAACTCGATTCTTTAATCGAATACCTCAAGAAGAAACTAGCTCTT GCAAAAGGAAAGGTCAAAAACACGGAGAAGATTATAGCAAAATTGCAGGAGAAGAAAGAACCATCAGATCTCCCCACTGATTTGGAAACCATAACAGATGAGGAAAGACTTTTATTCCGTAAGATCGGTCTCAGTATGAAACCATATCTGCTCTtag GGAGGCGAGGTGTTTATGATGGCACCATTGAGAACATGCACTTGCATTGGAAGTTCAGAGAGTTGGTAAAAATAATTGTGAGAGGAAAAACTCTCCAACAAGTCAAACACATTGCAATCTCTCTGGAAGCAGAGAGCAACGGAGTGGTGATTTCTTTGGATAAAACTACTAAAGGTTACGAAGTTATTGTTTATCGTGGGAAGAATTATACCCGTCCTGATGCAATGAGGCCTAAAAACATGTTGACAAGAAGACAGGCGTTGGCTCGATCAATTGAGCTACAAAGACGTGAG GCACTAAAGCACCATATTTTGGATTTGGAGGAAAAGATTGAGCTGCTCAAGGCTGAACAG gaagaaaggaaaagtggGAAATGGCTCTTGAAAGGTTGA
- the LOC103492331 gene encoding uncharacterized protein LOC103492331 yields MAMPSQATSDKQTIVSQEKKVIVNEKTGGKLVGILHEAGSLQIVIICHGYMSSKDDEVLLNLATSFDKEGISSFRFDFSGNGESDGSFQLGNYESEADDLHAIVQYFNGASRSVCTIIGHSKGGDVVLVYASKYKDVDIVINVCGRFDMTKGIEKSLGENYEEAMEKQGFVDIKDPTGTLNYKVTQESLMERLNTNMRQVCLHINQECRQFHFFIYILES; encoded by the exons ATGGCCATGCCTTCACAAGCTACTTCAG ACAAACAAACCATAGTGTCTCAAGAAAAGAAAGTGATTGTGAACGAAAAGACTGGTGGAAAGCTTGTGGGAATACTACATGAAGCTGGATCTCTTCAAATTGTCATCATATGCCATGGATATATGTCATCAAAG GATGATGAAGTTTTGTTGAACCTTGCAACATCTTTTGATAAAGAAGGAATCAGTTCCTTCCGTTTTGACTTTTCTGGCAATGG GGAAAGTGATGGTTCTTTTCAACTAGGTAATTACGAGAGTGAGGCTGATGATCTACATGCTATTGTGCAATATTTCAATGGAGCAAGTCGTTCTGTTTGCACAATCATTGGCCATAGCAAAG GAGGTGATGTTGTTCTAGTCTATGCTTCTAAGTATAAGGATGTGGATATTGTCATCAATGTTTGTGGACGTTTTGATATGACAAAAGGCATAGAAAAAAGTTTAGGTGAAAACTATGAGGAAGCTATGGAAAAGCAAGGATTTGTTGATATTAAGGATCCAACAG GTACATTGAATTATAAGGTGACACAGGAGAGTTTGATGGAGCGTCTAAATACTAACATGCGCCAAGTTTGTCTCCATATCAACCAAGAATGCAggcaatttcatttttttatatatattttggagTCATAA
- the LOC103492530 gene encoding translation machinery-associated protein 22, producing MAEKPQPVRVLYCPVCSLPAEYCEFGPDFEKCKPWLIQNAPDLYPDLLKEANAKEAGEVSNQLQSTSISSAAGDGAASSGPKQEEVKRLPGGKIKKKDKQEVVIEKVTRNKRKCITTVKGLDLFGVKLSDASKKLGKKFATGASVVKGPTEKEQIDVQGDIAYDIVDFITETWPDVPETAIFFIEDGKKVPAA from the exons ATGGCGGAGAAACCCCAACCGGTGCGCGTTTTGTACTGTCCGGTCTGCAGTTTACCGGCGGAGTATTGTGAATTTGGACCCGATTTCGAAAAATGCAAGCCCTGGTTGATCCAAAATGCTCCCGACCTCTATCCCGATCTCCTCAAAG AGGCCAATGCGAAGGAAGCTGGTGAAGTTTCTAATCAACTGCAGTCGACCAGTATCTCATCTGCTGCTGGCGATGGAGCTGCTTCTTCAG GACCTAAGCAAGAGGAAGTGAAACGTCTTCCCGGTGGCAAGATAAAGAAAAAA GATAAGCAAGAAGTTGTTATTGAGAAGGTTACACGAAATAAGAGAAAGTGTATTACAACTGTAAAAGGATTAGACCTTTTTG GAGTTAAGCTAAGTGATGCTTCAAAGAAACTTGGGAAAAAGTTTGCTACTGGTGCCTCTGTGGTTAAG GGGCCAACCGAGAAAGAGCAAATTGATGTTCAAGGAGACATAGCCTATGACATCGTGGATTTCATTACGGAGACTTGGCCTGAT